In the Granulosicoccus antarcticus IMCC3135 genome, TGCAGGCTGCCAATGCTGGCCTCTGGGAGAGAATCTGTGTCGATGCAACAGGTTTTGACAGGCTTGCCTTTCACGATACGTTCAATGCTCGCGTTGTGGAATTCTTTGATAAGGCAATGGTGCCGTGAACGACCGGCTACATTGAGGTCAGCTTTGCGGCCAGCCGTCATTCAGTTCGCAGAAAATCCGCTGAAAGGGAAGCATGAATGGTCCTGCAGGATGATTGTGCTAACATCGCGCGGGCAACAAAGGCGTGCGTATTCGGTGATCAGCGCGAATTGATTCCGGAGGTACAAATTATTCGGAATAGCATCCGGAATAGCTAGCAAGGGTGAAATAAATGAAAAGTCAGGTAGAAATAGTTGCCGATGCGATTGATCTTGTACGTCCTTCCATTGATCTGCTTTTCGAACGTACAAACCGACAAGAGCTCCATATCGTTGTCATGAATCCAAGAGTAAAACCTTGGGAAGCAACGTTTGAAGAGTCGATTTTGTATGAAACTTCATTAGGCCAACCGGAGAAGTGGACGATTAAATTCGACCAGTTGGCAAGGCAAAAAGCCAGGCAAGCGTGGCGAAACCAGTGTGCCAATATAAACAGTCAACTCGTTCATCCTGCTTCATTACAAGAAGATGATTTGCTCTTTTTCGGCTCTTTCGTTTATGGCGATATTGTCGTTGCCTGCAGTGGCGTTGAACAATGGTACGACATGCTGATCAGTGGCTGGATCGCAGTGGCCATCGAGCAATTGATGATGCATGAATATCAGACCATCAAGTCAAAAGCTCCTGGTCAGCAAACATTCAAGGACGGCCAATAAGGCATTCTTGACAGGGGCAGTGTAGAAACAGCCTTTACTCAGCTTTGCCAATCTCTCGAAACATGTTTATTCCTGTCGCTCTGTAACCACTTGATTCGTAAACATGCAGTGCAATTCTGTTTTCGATAGCGACTCGCAATCGTATCTGCCTGACACCTGAATTTGACAGGTGGGTGTCCAGCTCCGCCAGTGCCAATTTTCCGAGTCCCTGGTTTTGGTAGGTCGGTAGAATATAAAAATCACAGACGAAAATTTGATCAGCATCGTGTTCTCGGCTATACCAGATATAGCCAATGTGATTGTTTGTCAGTTCTACTGTATTGACTATGCAGTACAGGAATTGACCCTTTGTACCTGGGCCGGAAGGTAAGTCACGGGCCACTTCGCGCTTCGCTATTTCAGTGGCTGCCTCGAGTGATAATTTGTAGCTCGAGGCTATTTCCGCCGAATAGTCGCAAATGAAATATGACAGGTAGTCATCATATTCCTCATCAAGCATCGCTCTGTAGCTAATCATCGGGTTACTGAATTCATCGGCGCAATTTCACTAACATAGCTTATTGCAGATGAATACTCCAATTGACGCTTGATATTCTTACCGCTTGTTTCAAGCAAAAATCAGTCACCTGATTCACAGATCAACAGGGATGCGTGATCATTTTCCGCCGCCGCCGCCGCCGCCGCCACCACCGTTGCTGCCACTGCCACTACCACTGTTGCCGCCGCTGCCATTTCCCTCATTGGCACTGCCGCCACTACGCGATGAAGATTCTCCCGATCGGTCATCCTCCTTGGTGTCGTGCTCTTCCGAGCGCTTGCCAGTTGTATCGGAGCTCAGATCTCGCGACTCATTGTTTTTCTGGCTCTGACTATCAGAGGCACGGTCCTGTTTGTATTGTTCCTGCAGCAGGAGACGTTGTTCTTCGGGCAGGGCAAGATAGTCTTCGTATAACCGTCGTAGTCGTGCTTTATGGGTTTCATCCAGAGATTGCCAGGTCTGGTACTGCCGCTGAAGAGTTGCACGCTCTTCTTCACTCATCAGTTGCCAGCGTTCCTGGAGGGTGCCGGTCTGGGCTCGTTCAGTCTGTTCCACTTGCAGCCAGCGATCGGCATCAAGCAGCTTCAACTGGCGGTCTTGAACATCCAGTTCATCCCATGAACTGGCGAAATTGTTCAATAACTGTTGTTGCTGAGGTTCCAGCTCCTGCCACAGTGGAGCGGCCAGCGCCAAGGTTGGAAGGCACAGTGACAAAGCTGCCAATAACGGTTTCATGACCTTGAAAGGCATTCTGGCTTTCATCCCTGTTGAGAGTCTAGCCAGAGTAGAAAGTCGACAGATCCGACAAGATCAAGGCTTTCTTCAGAGGACATGATGGGTAATAAATCTACTGAATCAGTTTCCAATGATGCAGCCTTCACCAATGAGATGTTCGTATCGGCAGAAATCGGATTTGCTGCCAGTTCGGACTGGGGTGTCATCTTGATCATGCTCTCTGTCGGACTACTTAGCATCTGAGCGCTGTTGATAACCAGTATGGCAGCAAGTGAGGCGACGCAGCAGGTTGCCAGGGATGCGCTCACGGGACGATTTTGCCAGAGAGTGTTGACGTGCCGCTGCAAACGATCAATCGTATTCTCAGGGTCGTTTTGGTGTATCAAAGTACCTTGATTGCTTCGAGCGACGGCTATCGCGTCGGCTTTGTCAGGGATCTGCTGGCTGACTGAGCGCATGACAGCCCGGCGTCGTGCTGCTGCAAGCCTGTCGACAATGTCAGGTGACAGGGCATCGGTCTCGGCATCCAGTGCAAGCAGCAAGCTTTCCATCGAAGCGTTCTCCGGCGTCCGGCGTGAAGATGGCGATTTGTCGGAACTGTTCATGTCCCTTTCTCCTGCAGCTGCCCCTGCAAGGCAGATACGGCTCGCGAAAGATGAGTCTTGACACTGCCTTCGCTGATATCCATGGCCTCGGCGGTCTCTCTGACACTCAGACCTTGCCAACGACGCAGAAGAAAGACTTCCCGTTGTTGCGCTGGTAGTGCTGAGAGAGCGTGGTTGATTCGTGATGACTGCTGGGTGCTGACCAGTTCATCTTGAGGGCCAGGCTGCTCGCTAGGCAGATAATCCATGGTATCAGCTGTTGAATCGCCTTGTTCCGCGTCGTTTGCTGAAGCAATTGCTCGACCAACCCAGCGCTTCAGTCGATTCATGCCTCGAGGTCTGACTCTGTCTGTGATGCCGTTTTGCAGAATCCGGTAGAACAACGGTCCCCACTCATCGCCGGGGCGATCGGCGTAACTCTCACAGAGTTTCAGCATGGCATCCTGAACGGCGTCCAGTGCATCATCTTCGTTTTTCAGCGCATAGCGTGCCATGACAAATGCTCGGCGCTCTATAGATTGCAGAAAAGCATCAATCGACAGAGGCGTGCCAGCATCAGCTTGCAGCCTCTCCGGTTGTGCAGAGTTACAGTCCGATGTCGTGCCGGTATCGGATGCATCACACTGTTTGCGCAACGCGTCGAACCCTGGAGAGTCGGCTTCCGGGTCGGTTCGTTGCGGGTCATGTTCTGATTGCGTAGATTGAATGTCCATCGCCTCGATATTTTGGCAAGGCGGCAACGTTGTTCTGGGTGTTGCCAAGGTCTTACGTCCCGAAGCGAGGGTTTTGTAGCTATCCAGCTCATCAGCTTCCAAAGCCCCAGCTACATCTGATGAACTGCAAGGGGGCGAGAAGCAACTCAGGGCTTATGGCCATGGTTGAGCGTATGAGGGTCGGAACTGTCTTCACGGCTATCTCCTGCTTGTCGTCAGCACCATATTTTTCATGGTGGTAATGACTACAACGCATTAGTTCGTGATTGGTTGACAGAGATTATGGAATGGCGGCAGATTGGATCCGTACTGCCGCCATTCAACGATCATCACAACGATAGGGTCTGAGAGACTGTCCGAAAATAGACCGATCTACTGCGATCGCTATCTCGGACAGATTCCTACTGCTTCAGGAGCTCAGGGGTTATTTTGCGCTACGACCATGCCCTTGCTTGAGCTCCAGAACACCGTCATCGTCACGATCCATACGCTCAACGATCGGGCTTATTTTTTCGTCCAGCTCGGCTGGGCTGACAATGCCGTCGCCGTCTTCATCAAAGCTCTGGAAGATATCAACCATACGACTACGTGTCAGGGCACGGTAGATGGTGTCGAACTCTTCGATGTTCAGCGCACCGTCCGTATCGACGTCGGCGCTGCTGAGCTGTGCATTCTTGTAAGTTTCGATCTCTTCCTGGGTCACCTTGCCGTCAGCGTTGGCATCAGCATTTTTGAACAGTGTGAGCATGATGTTTGAACCTTGCCTTCCTGAGCGACCATGGCGTTTGCCGTGTGCTTTCTTGTGACCTTCTTTGCCGCTCTTGTCATGGCGCTGCGGTTGTTCAGCCTTGTCGCCGGGACCTTCGGGCATCAACTGCTCGTTGATTGTCTCGTTTTCGCCGTCCTGAGCCATCGCGACGACTCCGGTTGTACCCAATATCAGGGCTGTGGCAAGAATCAGTGGAATTGAAGTGTTGGGTTTCATGTGGAATCCTATGTGGTGAAATTTGAATTTGCGATCAGTCAGTGACCGTTGGATTACACAATAGGGACAGATGGACGGCGATATGTGTCAGCGGCAGGTGAGTTTTGTCGCGTATCGTCGCAGTTGTCCTGTTTGATACACATTGCGACAAACTAATGTGTCAGGAGATGATGGAGGCGCTGCATAACAGGGATGTGAGCGTCACAATACGAGCTGTCTGTAAGCAGAATCAAAGTCTGGAGCAATGTATGTCGGATATCTCTGAAGCGCAGGTGCTGATCGTCGATGATGAGCGAGACATCCGCGAACCACTGGGCCAGTATTTGCGTAGCAAGGGGTTTCGGGTGCAGCTGGCAGCTAATGCGACTGAGGCACGCAAGGCGGTGGCCGAGTCGCTCATCAGCATTGTGATCCTGGATGTCATGATGCCAGGAGAAGATGGTTTGAGCCTGTGCCGCTGGCTGGTAGCCAATGACGGGCCGCCGGTCATTCTGTTGACGGCCATGGCAGATGATACCGATCGTATTGTCGGTCTGGAGATTGGAGCCGATGACTACCTGCCCAAGCCATTCAACCCCAGAGAACTGCAGGCTCGTATTCATGCGGTACTTCGCCGGGTTCCTCCACCTGCCAATCGGATTTCCAACAACCTTCGTCGCTTTGCCGGTTGGGTCCATGAGTCAGGCGCACGCCAGTTGCGACATGATGATGGCCGCCAGGTTGAACTGACAACCACTGAAAACAGGTTGCTGGAGGTCTTGTTGGAGCATCCTCGCAAGGTTCTCAGTCGTTCCAGTCTGCTTGATCTGACTGCCGGACGAGAGGCCAAGGCCTACGATCGTGCCATCGATAATCAGATCAGTCGTCTGCGGCGCAAGATTGAAGCTGATCCGCAACACCCCGCTTTGCTGGTAACCGACTGGGGCGGCGGCTACGCTCTGGCTGCTGATGTGGAAAACGTGGATGCAGCGGAGCAATGAGGTCAACGTTGACACGATGGCTGCCCGATGGGCTGGCTGCACGCTTTACCCTGTTGCTGGCCTGTGCGCTGATTATGGCTAATGTACTGGCCTTGCTGGTACTGTCAGGCGAGCGTGCTCGATGGGGACGTGAGTCGCGCGATAGTCGCGAGCTTGAGCGCATCATCGCATTGGTGCCGGTGCTCGAATCCATTGAACCTGGACGGCGAGCGGTCATTGCCGCAAGCGCCTCGACACGAGTGGCTCGTGTTGAAATGAGTGACCGACCACTGATCGTTGAAACAGCGGACACTAAGCGGTCGCGTTCATTGCAGGAACAATTGAACCAGTCATTGGCACCACGAGATGTTTTCGTGATGGTGGGCAACCGGCAACAACCTGGCTCCAGACAAGGTGGTGAGCGTAGAGATCGGGATCATCGTCCGCAGAAGAAGCCAGGGCCAGAGATCATCGGGGTATCAATCCGGCTTGCCAGTGTTAATGGTTCTGCTCGCAGAGCAACACCGAATACGGCCATAAGGCCTGAATCTGCTCATGCCAGCTGGTTGAACATCACGGCAAAAGGTGAGCCAGCTCTGCCCGGGGCTGCATCGCAGTTGCTGGAGGATGGGGTTTTCTTTCTGATTCTGGGCCTGTCTCTGGTGTCTGTGCTGGCCGTCGGGCTTTGGTTCGTGCGTCGACTGACTCAACCGTTGGCTTTACTGGCAGAAGCGGCTCAAGCGGCCGGGCGTGGTGACCGGACAGCCAGAGTACCGGAGCAGGGAGCACGAGAGGTGCGTGCTGCAGCGTCAGCATTCAACTCCATGCAGGCACAGATTGCCCGGTTTGATGCCGAACGCACCCGAACCCTTGGGGCTGTTGGTCATGACCTGCGCACACCTATAACCAGTCTGCGCATTCGGGCGGAAATGCTCGACGATGAATTCCGGGAACCGATGGTGCGGACTCTGGAGGAGATGACGGTGATGGCCAATGATCTGGTGGCTTTCGCCCGTGGTAATGACGATGGCGAGAAGTTGCAGAGTTTTGACCTGAATGAAACTCTGGTCCATTTATGTAAAGAGCGAGGGGCAAACTATCTGGCAGGGGGGGCCATTCAGTTCAAAGGGCGGCCGGTTGCCTTGATTCGTGCTGTGGGCAACCTCATAGACAATGCGATTCGCTATGGTCTGGCTGCGCGAGTCTCGCTCGCTCACTCTGATGGCTACGCCATCATTCGTATTGAGGATGATGGGCCGGGAATACCAGCAGAGCGAATGATGACGGTGTTCGAGCCGTTCGTACGAGGCGATGAGAGTCGCAATAGCGAGACTGGTGGGGCTGGTCTTGGCTTGTCTATCGCACGATCCATCGTTCGTGCTCACGGTGGTACCATTGAACTGCACAACAGGAAGCCGTCAGGTCTGTTGGCTTGTGTTTATTTGCCGATGACAGAATAGTCATGTTCATGTGAAGAATGGCTGCCGGCAGGGGAAGATCCAACCCTGTTTTCTTGCCGGTTGAGAAATTCGTGAAATTCTTGTCAACCGAATTCTATCTGCTGCGTTAACCATCTCAAGGCAAGTGTTCCAACGCTTGCTACGGTAATCAACAGATGGGTTTTCACATGACACTCAGCAGATCCTCAGTTCAATCAGCCGCGTTGTCGGCTGTATCCTATTACTCAAGTAATACCGCAGACAGCTTTCTGCCCGCAGACGGTGCATCCGAAAACTCGAGCATGATCAGCAGTTGCCAGGCACCGGCGACTTGTGGAGAGTTGATGCAGGGCGCCATCGATGAAGCAGATTTTCTGGTCAATTGCCCGATTGCGCTATATGCCCGCGCCACGGTTTTTTCTGCCGATAATGATGGGCTGACAGTGCGCGATGCAGAGCAGTACAGCAAGGTCGCTGACGCCATCGCACTGCTTGAGGTCTATGAGCAGAATCGCCCGGGCTCTGAAGTAAAGTCGCATTGCGAAAACAGACGGGGTAGTGAGCTGGTTGTTACCAGCAATATTCCTCGCGGCAAAGGCATGGCGTCCAGTTCTGCAGATCTTGCTGCGGCATTGAGTGCTGCGTGCAAATATCAAGGCCTGAGCATCTCCCCGGTGGAGCTGTCACGTCTGATCGCCATCATTGAACCTTCTGACAGTGTGCATCTGCCGGGAATCGCCCATGTCAATCAGTTGAATGGAGCCGTTCATGCCTGTCTGCCAGCTCCACACGATATGAGCGTGATCGTCGTGGACTGTGGTGGTGAGATCTATACGCTGGAATTCGATCGTGACAGAGCGCATGGTGTCTATCGGACGATGCGTAACAAAATGGTCGCCACACTTGCGTTGATGACTAACAGCCTGCGACTGGGTGATGCTGAAGGTATTGCCCTGGCGGCAACCTTGAGTGCCAGAATCAGTCAGGAGATACTGCCGAAAGCCCCATTTGAAGAGTTACTGGAGAGCTGTGTCAGTGAAGGTGCTCTGGGTGTTAATTGCGCTCATAGCGGCACAGTGCTGGGGGTCTTGCATCGTACCAGCGATGGCATTGGAGCAACCTTGATGCAATCGATAAGACGTCGATTTGGCAGTGACGTCAGCATCATCGGCGATCATCGTATCGTTGCTGGAGGTTGTCATGCACAGTAACTCTACGCAGTCATTGTTCGCCACAGAGGCACATAATCCGGCGTTTTTTGCCGTTCGAAAGGCAATGCCAACAAAACAGGACCCCATCGATTTCTGTGTGCCTGTCAATCGACATTTTCCTCCTGCCTCGCTTCTGGAAGACATCCGTGAAGCCTTGCCCGATATTGTCAAATACTACCCCGACTACGCAGAGGTTCATCAGCAAGCACTCTCTATTCTGACCAGAATTCCTGCCTCACAGATCATTGTCGCCAATGGTTCCACCGAACTGATTACGCTTATTTGTCAGAGAGCCGAGGGGCCGATGGCGACCTGTACCCCGACCTTCGGTCAGTGGACCGATCTGCCACAGATGCAGGGTGTTCCTATTCACTTCATCCAAAGGCAGGCAGGCAATGATCACGTTTTGTCTGTGGCAGACATCGTGGCTTTTGTCAGAAAGTATCATATCCGGACGCTGGTTCTGTCCAATCCGAATAATCCGACTGGTGCTGTTATGGCTTCGCAGCATGTGCAGCAACTACTTGAACAGCTTGCCGATCTGTCCGCGATTATTCTGGATGAATCGTTTATCGACTATTCGGATGTCGTCAGTGCTGCAAACCTGGTAGAGGTAGCCAGAAACCTCATCGTCGTGAAAAGTCTGGGCAAATCCCTGGGCTGGCATGGTTTGCGGCTCGGCTATGCCGTGACGCACGAACAGCGTGCTATTGAGCTTCGCAAACAATTGCCTTGCTGGAATATCAATGGACTGGCTGCGTTCGTATTGCAGCGAGTCGCCGATATGCGCTCAGAGCTGAATGCCAGTTTTGAGAAGACGCGTCGTGACAGGCAGGCATTTGTTGAAAGCCTGGCCACGATTGATCGACTACGGGTTTTTCCCTCGCAAACCAACTTCGTATTCGCAGAGCTGGACCCCGGCGTCTCAGGGCGTGCCTTGCGTGATGCATTGCTTGAACAGCACGGGTGTTTTATCCGTGAATGCAGTAACAAGCGCGGTTCAAGTCAGCGTTATCTGCGACTTGCAGTCAATCTGCCTGCCGAGAATGAAATTCTGGTCAATGCGTTGCAGATGCTGCTTGCCAAATGGCCCACCTGATTGATCGATGAGTTTTTACAGAACAACAAATAATCATTTTCACGAACCATTCAAAAAAACTGCTTTATGATTGTTAAAAAAATACAGTTGAAAAACCAGTTAAACATATTTTCCATCTCATACCGAAATGGTGTCTTGCCTCTGACATCGAGGGCGTTGATGCTCTGCCTCTTTACTGTCGCCCCGGGTTCCAACGCCGCTGAGCGTAAGCCTGTCACCAGAGAAGAATTCGAGGGCGAAGTGCAATCACTCGATGGTAGTGATAACAACTCCAGAAATCCGCTCTATGGCGTTGCCAATACTGCCTATCGACGAATTGCTCCGTCAAACTATTCTGATGGACTATCAGCCCCTGCTGGTGGCCCAGAATCTCGTTACATCAGTAACCGTATTTTTGAGGATCAGGCTCAGAATCTGTTTTCGGAAAACGGGGTTACTCAGTGGGCCTACAACTGGGGGCAATTCATAGACCATACGATAGCGCTGCGTGCGACCAGTGAAGAGTTATTGGAGTTTACTTACGATGAGTCTGATCCGCTAGAGTATTTTGCTCATGGCGATGGTGTCTTCCGAACGAGTCGTAGTGCTGCTGTCGAGGGGACAGGTGTTGATACGGTCAGAGAGCAGCTGAACACCATCAGCAGCTTTGTTGACGCCTGGGCTGTCTATGGCGGAAGTGAGGAGCGCCTCGAATGGCTGCGGGAAGGAGCTGTGGATGGTGATCTGTCGAATAACGGCGCAAGATTGCTGATGAGCGAGGATCAGTATCTGCCTCGTGCCACTGAACGTGGCGATGCGGCCTCTGCACCGGTGATGGAACGGCTCGGGAATCTTCTGTTTGCACCGGATGCCGATGAGCAGGCCATTGTTGCCGGTGATATTCGTGCCAATGAAAATATAGCGCTAACGGGTATACAGACGCTCTTTGCAAGAGAGCACAACCGCATCGTTGACCAACTTCCCGAGGACTGGTCCGAACAAACCAAGTTCGATACGGCCCGTCAGTTCGTGATAGCGACGCAGCAATACATCACTTATGAGGAATTTCTGCCAGCACTGGGTATCGATCTGAAACGGGCGCGCCGTTATCGTGCGGATGTGGATACCAGTGTCAGTAATGAATTTGCCACGGTCGGCTATCGGGCCCATAGCATGATTCATGGTGAGATAGAAATGGCGAACCTGGCCAGTAGTTACGATGTTCAGACACTGGAGATGTTCGAAGAGATCGGTATCGAGATTGAAGCAGAAGGAGACCATATTGAACTGGCTGTACCTCTCAACGTCGCCTTCCATCGACCTCAGTTGGTTAATCAACTCGGCCTGGGGCCATTACTGGCAGGGTTGGGAGGAGAGCCGCAATACCGCAATGATGAGCAGATCGATAATCAGTTGCGAAGTGTGATGTTTCAGATTCCCGTGGAGCATGTTGCCGATTCGCAGGAATGCCTTGATGGACCCACCTTGAACGAATGCTTCGTATTGGTGAACGATATCGGTGTGCTTGACATCATGCGTGGTCGTGAGCACGGCATGGCTGCTTATAACGATATGCGTGAGGCCTATGGACTTGATCGAATCACCAGCTTCACGGCTCTGACCGGGGAGGCCACTGAGTCGTTTCCTGTTGATGATCCATTGGTCGATCTGGAAGATCCCATCAATGACCCCGATATACTCACCTACACTGAACTGCGCGATGCTGATGGACAGCTTTTGGAGTTGGGTTCAGATGCGGCCGATAGCGAAGCGGTTACCGGTGTGCGGCGCACCAGTCTGGCAGCCAGGTTAAAGGCGGTCTATGGTGATGTGGACAGCCTGGATGCCTTTGTCGGCATGGTGTCTGAACCACATCTGCCTGGCAGTGAGTTCGGAGAACTGCAAGAGGCTATCTGGAAGAAGCAGTTCGAGGCCTTGCGTGATGGAGATCGCTTTTTCTATGAGTGGAACCGGGGTTTGCAATCATTGACCAGGTTGCCTGAGTTGCAGGGCATAACCTTCGAGCAGACTCTGAGCGATGTGATTGTCAATAATACAGAGCTGGAATACGGTGACATTCAGTCGAATATGTTTCTTGTCAAAGCTGAATGAAGAAGTGATGGATTCTGGCAGGCCCGCCGGGTTTGTCTGAGCGTCTTGCCAGTCTGGCGTGGCTTTCCGCAAGTTCGCCTGTGCGAGTATCCGGATGGTTTGGCCACGCCAATAACGGTGTTGTACGCGCTATGTCGCTGGTTTTATTTCACTGGCTTCCAGCGCGGCAGCACCAATGGCAGATTTTTGTGATTCCGACAACTGCTTCTCTGTGGGGGCCGAACTATCCAGTTTTACGCGCACCTCTTTACGAGCAAACTGAATGCCGTTCTTTTCAAATTCACTTTGTACCCGTTGAAAGATCTCTTTGCGTATCTGAAATTGTTTACCCGGCTTTACCATGAATTTTCCACGTATCACGATGCCGATGTCATCAACTTGAATGACGCCCTGGGATTTGAAGGGTTGAATGAAGTCCCCTGCAAACTCTGGCATCTCCATGAGTTCGTTGCCAATGGTCTTGAATATTTTCTTGACCTTGATCAGGTCGGTTTCAAACGGAACGGTGAACGTCAGTTTCATGATCGCCCAGTCACGCGAATAGTTGGTGATTTTTGGAATCTCACCATAGGGGATAGTATGAATAGGCCCACGGTGGTGACGCAATTGCATGGCGCGTAGCGAAATTTTTTCAACAGTGCCCATGGTTCCCTCCACGTTGACGTACTCGCCAGCACGAAATGCATCGTCAATGAGGAAGAACAAGCCTGACACAATATCTGTCACCAGTTTTTGTGCACCAAAACCAATGGCAAGACCCACGATTCCGGCACCTGCCAGTAAGGGGGTGGTGTCTATGCCGACACTGCCAAGACCAATGAGTAAGGTCATGATCAGGATGGTTGTTTGTAGGAACCAGGTTATCAAGGGCAGTACCGTTGATAGCCTGGAACCACCGGCACCACCTTCATCACCACCAGGGAGCGCAGACTCACCATCACCACCTGCGACGGTTTTTTCTGCAGCGAGTTTCCGGTTCAACCACAGTGTTGTCACTTCCCATAAAAAATAGCCGACTGCAAATATCCCGATAAATTCGACAAATTTTCGTGTCGTTGTCGTACCGATATCCGAGGCGTCAAGATTGGCAATATCAATTCCCCATATTCGGGTTAACCAGGTGATGACAAACAACATGACAAGCAGCCTGCCAATGCGTATATAACTGCGTTTTGACGACTCGTAGGCTTGTTGAGCCAGGCTACCTTCGCCAACAATGGCAGGTGTGAGGTGTTTGACCAGACCTCTGATAGCTGTGTCAAGAACCGGGGCCAGCAGCAAAATGAACATGGTTGAGTATTGAACACCTTGTGTAACGAGATGGAGCAGATTCTGTGCAACCAGTACCTCTACCAGGGTCCAGCTACTGACAATCACCAACATCGCATAATAGGGATATAGCTTGGCTACCGTCTTTTCCATCGATGTCGCATCATCGTCCTTACCGTTGATGATATCGATCAGGGTAAATCGAGATTGCCATGCAATGAAGGCAAAATACAGATGAATGATCAGGTTGAACCAGAATCCGATTCGGGTTCCTGTTTCTAAAATACCGGTATGTACTCGCAAATCCATGACCGACAGGGTGAAGCCGATCAGCAGAGCCACGCAGACCAGGTGTTTGTGTAAAAACTGTGCAGCCTCATCACTGGTGTGAATCAATCGTAAATCGGAGCGTTTGGGGGCAAGTGCGAATTTCAATACGACTGAGAATAGCCTTGGAATCAGCACCAGGTTCCATAGGAAATGGTGCATGAAGAAACCGGCCTTAGGATCTATTACTTGCCTTAGTACTATCTGAGTAACAACAATAAATGCCAGTAGACCGGACAGATCCAGAACAAAACGCAGACTGAGCAGCGCG is a window encoding:
- a CDS encoding RNA polymerase sigma factor, with product MDIQSTQSEHDPQRTDPEADSPGFDALRKQCDASDTGTTSDCNSAQPERLQADAGTPLSIDAFLQSIERRAFVMARYALKNEDDALDAVQDAMLKLCESYADRPGDEWGPLFYRILQNGITDRVRPRGMNRLKRWVGRAIASANDAEQGDSTADTMDYLPSEQPGPQDELVSTQQSSRINHALSALPAQQREVFLLRRWQGLSVRETAEAMDISEGSVKTHLSRAVSALQGQLQEKGT
- a CDS encoding ATP-binding protein; this translates as MTRWLPDGLAARFTLLLACALIMANVLALLVLSGERARWGRESRDSRELERIIALVPVLESIEPGRRAVIAASASTRVARVEMSDRPLIVETADTKRSRSLQEQLNQSLAPRDVFVMVGNRQQPGSRQGGERRDRDHRPQKKPGPEIIGVSIRLASVNGSARRATPNTAIRPESAHASWLNITAKGEPALPGAASQLLEDGVFFLILGLSLVSVLAVGLWFVRRLTQPLALLAEAAQAAGRGDRTARVPEQGAREVRAAASAFNSMQAQIARFDAERTRTLGAVGHDLRTPITSLRIRAEMLDDEFREPMVRTLEEMTVMANDLVAFARGNDDGEKLQSFDLNETLVHLCKERGANYLAGGAIQFKGRPVALIRAVGNLIDNAIRYGLAARVSLAHSDGYAIIRIEDDGPGIPAERMMTVFEPFVRGDESRNSETGGAGLGLSIARSIVRAHGGTIELHNRKPSGLLACVYLPMTE
- a CDS encoding DUF3619 family protein, yielding MNSSDKSPSSRRTPENASMESLLLALDAETDALSPDIVDRLAAARRRAVMRSVSQQIPDKADAIAVARSNQGTLIHQNDPENTIDRLQRHVNTLWQNRPVSASLATCCVASLAAILVINSAQMLSSPTESMIKMTPQSELAANPISADTNISLVKAASLETDSVDLLPIMSSEESLDLVGSVDFLLWLDSQQG
- a CDS encoding response regulator, whose translation is MSDISEAQVLIVDDERDIREPLGQYLRSKGFRVQLAANATEARKAVAESLISIVILDVMMPGEDGLSLCRWLVANDGPPVILLTAMADDTDRIVGLEIGADDYLPKPFNPRELQARIHAVLRRVPPPANRISNNLRRFAGWVHESGARQLRHDDGRQVELTTTENRLLEVLLEHPRKVLSRSSLLDLTAGREAKAYDRAIDNQISRLRRKIEADPQHPALLVTDWGGGYALAADVENVDAAEQ
- a CDS encoding DUF3106 domain-containing protein, with the protein product MKARMPFKVMKPLLAALSLCLPTLALAAPLWQELEPQQQQLLNNFASSWDELDVQDRQLKLLDADRWLQVEQTERAQTGTLQERWQLMSEEERATLQRQYQTWQSLDETHKARLRRLYEDYLALPEEQRLLLQEQYKQDRASDSQSQKNNESRDLSSDTTGKRSEEHDTKEDDRSGESSSRSGGSANEGNGSGGNSGSGSGSNGGGGGGGGGGK
- a CDS encoding pyridoxal phosphate-dependent aminotransferase, with translation MHSNSTQSLFATEAHNPAFFAVRKAMPTKQDPIDFCVPVNRHFPPASLLEDIREALPDIVKYYPDYAEVHQQALSILTRIPASQIIVANGSTELITLICQRAEGPMATCTPTFGQWTDLPQMQGVPIHFIQRQAGNDHVLSVADIVAFVRKYHIRTLVLSNPNNPTGAVMASQHVQQLLEQLADLSAIILDESFIDYSDVVSAANLVEVARNLIVVKSLGKSLGWHGLRLGYAVTHEQRAIELRKQLPCWNINGLAAFVLQRVADMRSELNASFEKTRRDRQAFVESLATIDRLRVFPSQTNFVFAELDPGVSGRALRDALLEQHGCFIRECSNKRGSSQRYLRLAVNLPAENEILVNALQMLLAKWPT
- a CDS encoding GNAT family N-acetyltransferase is translated as MISYRAMLDEEYDDYLSYFICDYSAEIASSYKLSLEAATEIAKREVARDLPSGPGTKGQFLYCIVNTVELTNNHIGYIWYSREHDADQIFVCDFYILPTYQNQGLGKLALAELDTHLSNSGVRQIRLRVAIENRIALHVYESSGYRATGINMFREIGKAE
- a CDS encoding EF-hand domain-containing protein — translated: MKPNTSIPLILATALILGTTGVVAMAQDGENETINEQLMPEGPGDKAEQPQRHDKSGKEGHKKAHGKRHGRSGRQGSNIMLTLFKNADANADGKVTQEEIETYKNAQLSSADVDTDGALNIEEFDTIYRALTRSRMVDIFQSFDEDGDGIVSPAELDEKISPIVERMDRDDDGVLELKQGHGRSAK